Proteins encoded in a region of the Saccharothrix ecbatanensis genome:
- a CDS encoding sensor histidine kinase produces the protein MTGKRPAWVSRQTAVDVALAASTTVLDLLLFSTVSTDWSGNADAWRVIAIGAVAFAALLVRRRYPVAVFAVVWACAVLAAPLGGMDFTPTATTCVALFTVALHASSRVAVVALLACAVPALTSSLLEARSRTQDEATVALYATMAFNLLLYGCVWAGGRWARLSRQHAEDLEFRRRVAAQEAVAVERTRIARELHDIVAHSVTVMVLQAAGARRVLDSDPVRVGQALRHIEEAGEQAMGELRRMLTALRLSHDDEDLESGGVNGLPQPGLADLDQLVGAISAAGVRVHTRVEGEPRRLAASVDLAAYRVVQEALTNVTKHVGPGAAVDVRLGWADGELTVEVTDDGRGRRPERTFSTDHGLAGLRERLAIVGGRLEANPLPAGGFRVVAVFPVSGPVASEAVGERR, from the coding sequence ATGACCGGAAAGCGGCCGGCCTGGGTATCCCGGCAGACCGCCGTCGATGTCGCGTTGGCGGCGTCGACCACGGTCCTCGACCTGCTGCTGTTCTCCACGGTCAGCACCGACTGGTCGGGCAACGCCGACGCCTGGCGCGTGATCGCGATCGGCGCGGTCGCCTTTGCCGCGCTGCTGGTGCGGCGGAGGTACCCGGTGGCGGTGTTCGCCGTGGTCTGGGCCTGTGCCGTGCTCGCCGCTCCGCTGGGCGGGATGGACTTCACCCCGACCGCGACGACGTGCGTCGCGCTGTTCACCGTCGCGCTGCACGCGTCGAGCCGGGTCGCGGTGGTGGCCCTGCTCGCGTGCGCGGTCCCGGCGCTGACGTCCTCGCTGCTGGAAGCCCGGTCGAGGACGCAGGACGAGGCCACGGTGGCCCTGTACGCCACGATGGCGTTCAACCTGCTGCTGTACGGGTGCGTGTGGGCCGGTGGGCGGTGGGCGCGGTTGAGCCGGCAGCACGCCGAAGACCTGGAGTTCCGCCGGCGGGTGGCGGCGCAGGAGGCGGTGGCCGTCGAGCGCACCCGCATCGCGCGCGAGCTGCACGACATCGTGGCGCACTCGGTCACGGTGATGGTGTTGCAGGCCGCCGGCGCGCGGCGGGTGCTCGACAGCGATCCGGTGCGGGTCGGGCAGGCGCTGCGCCACATCGAGGAGGCCGGCGAGCAGGCGATGGGGGAGCTGCGCCGGATGCTGACCGCGTTACGGCTGAGCCACGACGACGAGGACCTCGAGTCGGGCGGGGTGAACGGCCTCCCGCAGCCCGGCCTGGCCGACCTGGACCAGCTGGTCGGCGCCATCTCGGCCGCCGGCGTGCGGGTCCACACGCGGGTGGAGGGGGAGCCTCGGCGGCTGGCGGCGAGTGTGGACCTGGCCGCGTACCGGGTGGTGCAGGAGGCGCTGACGAACGTGACCAAGCACGTCGGTCCGGGCGCGGCGGTGGACGTCCGGTTGGGGTGGGCGGATGGCGAGCTGACCGTCGAGGTCACCGACGACGGGCGTGGGCGGCGGCCGGAGCGGACGTTCTCCACCGACCACGGCCTGGCCGGGCTGCGCGAGCGGCTGGCGATCGTGGGCGGGCGGCTGGAGGCGAACCCACTGCCGGCGGGCGGCTTCCGGGTCGTGGCGGTGTTCCCGGTGTCCGGTCCGGTGGCCAGCGAGGCTGTGGGTGAGCGTCGGTGA
- a CDS encoding 3-deoxy-7-phosphoheptulonate synthase, with protein sequence MSTEPVPRSHTRALSEWGTAHWKSLPAAQQPPWSDRRARAFRARLARLDGLVTPTEVAALRADLAEVAAGRRLVLQAGDRVEPFAECGPREVVPKVALLDRLATALGEGDRPVVRVGRLAGQFAQSRSRPTEVVDGVELPVYRGDLVNAPQPHVLARQADPARLIAGYHAARSVTEFLRRHLPLVRTSHEALVLDYELPMVRRDERGVPLLTSTHWPWVGDRTRDVHGAHIRLLASVANPVACEIGPGMRPDELLALCERLDPEREPGRLTLITRLGADRVSAQLPPLVDAVRSAGHPVIWLCDPLHGNTVTDADGRQTRLVETVVREVADFRATVHVAGGVAGGLHLETTPDEAAWDDFSTGSHRSLCGPPLTPGQALAVIAAWRDVRL encoded by the coding sequence GTGTCCACCGAACCCGTTCCGCGCAGTCACACGAGGGCGTTGTCCGAATGGGGGACGGCGCACTGGAAATCGCTGCCCGCCGCCCAGCAGCCGCCGTGGTCGGATCGCCGGGCACGGGCGTTCCGGGCCCGGCTCGCGCGGCTGGACGGCCTGGTGACGCCCACCGAGGTGGCGGCGCTCCGGGCCGATCTGGCCGAGGTCGCGGCCGGCCGGCGGCTCGTGTTGCAGGCAGGTGACCGCGTCGAGCCGTTCGCCGAGTGCGGCCCGCGCGAGGTGGTCCCCAAGGTCGCGCTGCTCGACCGGCTGGCCACGGCGCTGGGCGAGGGTGACCGGCCGGTGGTGCGGGTCGGCCGGCTGGCCGGGCAGTTCGCCCAGTCGCGGTCCCGCCCGACGGAGGTGGTCGACGGGGTGGAGCTGCCGGTGTACCGGGGCGACCTGGTCAACGCGCCGCAGCCGCACGTCCTGGCCAGGCAGGCGGACCCGGCACGGCTGATCGCGGGCTACCACGCGGCGCGGTCGGTGACGGAGTTCCTGCGGCGTCACCTGCCACTCGTGCGGACCAGCCACGAGGCGCTGGTGCTGGACTACGAGCTGCCGATGGTGCGCCGGGACGAACGGGGCGTCCCGCTGCTGACCTCGACGCACTGGCCGTGGGTCGGCGACCGCACCCGTGACGTCCACGGCGCGCACATCCGGCTGCTTGCGTCGGTGGCGAACCCGGTGGCGTGCGAGATCGGCCCCGGCATGCGCCCGGACGAGCTGCTCGCGCTGTGCGAACGGCTCGACCCGGAACGCGAGCCGGGTCGGCTGACGCTGATCACCCGCCTCGGCGCGGACCGGGTGTCCGCGCAGCTGCCGCCGCTGGTGGACGCGGTCCGCTCGGCGGGCCACCCGGTGATCTGGCTGTGCGACCCGTTGCACGGCAACACGGTCACCGACGCCGACGGCCGCCAGACGCGACTGGTCGAGACGGTCGTCCGCGAGGTGGCGGACTTCCGGGCGACCGTGCACGTCGCCGGTGGCGTGGCGGGCGGTCTGCACCTGGAGACCACGCCGGACGAGGCCGCATGGGACGACTTCTCCACCGGCTCGCACCGGAGCCTCTGCGGCCCGCCGCTCACTCCCGGACAGGCGCTCGCCGTGATCGCGGCCTGGCGTGACGTCCGACTCTGA
- a CDS encoding FkbO/Hyg5 family chorismatase, whose protein sequence is MRSNVITSSQCSFRTAREFAELAGDTVLGAVRHSTTAGPPRWEHGLPVLPLHMARPGEPEVVEVWHTDGQMVRTGEHKGLLYAHDGEVLFGAGWIGPSADCGEAAHRAYLAAFEVVERLGYPNVFRMWNMIEGITEVYTDFCVGRGRAFDGRAFDERGHAMPASTDIGALGGGVAFYFLAHRTRKAVHLENPLQTPAHTSRCPSVARATYLTSEKGSLYVSGTASILGQTTVARGDVARQCQVTLANIAALIGQDNLARHGIDGGYRLDDLRTIKVYVKRPEDVRTVTRLCRDEFPRRADIAVFTVDACRPDLLVEIEGSTP, encoded by the coding sequence ATGCGCAGCAACGTGATCACGTCATCCCAGTGCTCATTCCGGACCGCGCGGGAGTTCGCCGAGCTGGCCGGTGACACCGTGCTGGGCGCCGTCCGCCACTCGACTACCGCCGGTCCGCCGCGGTGGGAGCACGGCCTCCCGGTCCTCCCGCTGCACATGGCACGGCCGGGTGAGCCCGAGGTGGTGGAGGTCTGGCACACGGACGGCCAGATGGTGCGGACCGGCGAGCACAAGGGGCTGCTCTACGCGCACGACGGCGAGGTGCTGTTCGGCGCGGGGTGGATCGGCCCGTCCGCGGACTGCGGCGAGGCGGCGCACCGGGCGTACCTGGCGGCGTTCGAGGTGGTGGAGCGCCTGGGCTACCCGAACGTGTTCCGGATGTGGAACATGATCGAAGGCATCACCGAGGTGTACACGGACTTCTGCGTGGGCCGTGGCCGGGCGTTCGACGGCCGGGCGTTCGACGAACGTGGCCACGCCATGCCCGCGTCCACCGACATCGGCGCGCTCGGCGGCGGCGTCGCGTTCTACTTCCTGGCGCACCGGACGCGCAAGGCGGTGCACCTGGAGAACCCGTTGCAGACCCCTGCGCACACCAGCCGGTGCCCGAGCGTCGCGCGGGCCACCTACCTGACGTCGGAGAAGGGCTCGCTGTACGTCTCCGGCACCGCGAGCATCCTCGGCCAGACCACGGTCGCGCGGGGTGACGTGGCCCGCCAGTGCCAGGTGACGCTGGCCAACATCGCCGCCTTGATCGGCCAGGACAACCTCGCCCGGCACGGCATCGACGGCGGCTACCGGCTGGACGACCTCCGCACGATCAAGGTCTACGTCAAGCGCCCCGAGGACGTGCGGACGGTGACGCGGCTGTGCCGGGACGAATTCCCCCGACGCGCGGACATCGCTGTGTTCACGGTCGACGCCTGCCGCCCCGACCTGCTGGTCGAGATCGAAGGGAGCACACCGTGA